The following nucleotide sequence is from Zea mays cultivar B73 chromosome 1, Zm-B73-REFERENCE-NAM-5.0, whole genome shotgun sequence.
AGGTAATATCTTATTTTTCTTGTCACATACTTAACCAGATGAATAAAAATATTAGTTGCAACATACCTCATCAACTAAATAATAAAATTAATATCTGCATTATTTTAGGTAGAACTTATATTGTGAACATTTGTAGTTTTGTTAGTAGAGGAAATGACAGCTAACAATTCACTACAGAACCTATATGTTGAGAGCAGGATCTCCTGCAAACTCGCTACATACAAAATCACATGACATTAACAATCCTATGCAATACTaataaaaacaaatctagaacaaTCAACCCTAGGCCTACGTTTTGACGGACGATGCCACATATGGGGACCGGATGGGAAGACGACACAGATCAACCACTCTAAACAACAGATTGAATCACTAGAGTCATGGATCTATACCTCCAGGTGACATACGAGCTGAAACGGCTGCCGATTCGCTCTGTTCACCAGCAGAGGGCTGTAGGCTCACCAGGTGCCCACGTCTTCGTCGTCCCATCGCTGGCGACGAGGTACACGCCCATCCCCCTGCTGTCCCCTTCCTTCTGTGCGAAACCGAGCACACAGACGCTAATCTAAGCGCTCTTGTGCTTGGAACATGCACACCCAGGGAACGAGAAAGGGAGGATGAAAATGGGCGAGTTCGATGACTACTGGGCGCACGCGTACAAGGGCAACTCAGCAGTCCCACACTCCGACCCATAGCGGCTCGTCTCCACCTGGACTGGCGCCTTTGCTCTCGGCGCGGCCACCTGTGTCCACCACCATGCCTTCGCGCTTGCATCTTCCGTTGACGGTGGATGCGAGGTTGGGGCGACGGCGGGCGGCGATGGATTGGGTTGGGGTGGGGATGGAGCCGTCGAAAGAGATAGGGTTGAGGGCGACATGGTGTGAATCCCTGGGTATAGAAAGGTGGATTTACTGGACCGGATGTGGGACACTGTAGGAGCGGTCGGTTTGCGATTCGACTcagggaggggagggaggaggcgTCAGGATGCATGAAAGCAAACGAACCAGATCCAGATCTCCTCTTGCGCGTAGACGACGAGATGAAGACCATTCCGGCCGCCGGGAGACGAGCAGGTTCCTTGAAGGGCCGCTCGGGCGCGTGGATTTGCTTTCCCGTTGTGGCCTCTTCGGCAGCCGCGAGATCCTCAATCAGCGGCGAGCCTCCTGCGGCTGGAAGGCGGAGAAGAGTGTGAGGGGATGTGGGGCTCCTGCGGCTGGAAGGCGGAGAAGAGGGTGAGGGGATGAGGGCGGATGCCgatccggaagacggcgaattagATTAGGGTTGCGAGTGGTTGGAGCGCTTGGGATGATTTGGGGGCGCAGTGGGGCGGATCCGATAGCTGGGCGCGGGTGTGGGATAAATCAATTTCTGCGTTTTTTCTAAAACGAATACAAAAGAAATGCTTGTATAACTAATTATAAAAGTTTTTTTTTTGGTACGTCTGGTTTACCTGGTCTTAAATGATTAGGGCTTTCTCTAACTagagagagcccagggctctaaatactataactatatatatatatatatatacatatatatttttGTAATTTTCTGCTCTGAAGTGTGCACTTTGTCTCAATCAAAAAAAAGTGTAAATAGATACCAATCCATGGCACAAAACAGAGGTTATGACCTAAAGGAAGGGAAATAAACAGCAGCACCAACAATAACCAAAATCTGGAAATAAGTGTATCACCTGAATGCCCGAGCCAACAATAGACAGAATCTGGAAATAAGTTTACCACCTCAATCCCTTAGACATCCCTCAGACCACAGCTAAACTCAATACACACTATAATGAGTTAAACTGAGTTCGACATGACAAATTACAACTATAAGATCAATGCCAGAAGAGATATATGTCTGCAATTGCTGCCTAAAATATGCCTACGGTTAACTACACTAAAAAATAACACAATCTTATTTGTGCTTCATCATGGAAGCAGTATCGGCAAGCTACAATGCTTCTGCCTTGATCATCTCAGAACCTAGCACCTCAGTTGCAGGCGGTGAATACTGGAGCCAGTCTTTTGCACAGACAAGTGCCTCCACAGTCTCCGGACGAAGAGAGCTTCTGTAGTCATCGAGCATGCGGTTCCCAGTTCCAGCAGAGAATATGGAGCTGCCACTGCTAACCATCGACATTGGGATGGCCAAGATATCCCGGGCCATCTTCGACAGGGTTGGAAACTTGAGTGTGTTAAGCTTCCACCAATTAAGGATATCAAACTCTTGGATACGTGGAGTGAGGGATTCCTCCAAGTACTGCTCCAGATCACATTTTGCAGGCTGGGTACTTTGAATCTCAGAAAGGTACATATCAAAATCAAGAAGACCATCACCAGTGGAAGAAGGATTTCCCTGGTTCACACTTGCGTTAGCAGCCACATTATTAGCTTCAACATAAGCAGGAGTCAAGGGGAGTGGTTGTGCCACATACTCCTTATACAGCTCATGCAGAGAGTCATTGACAACCTTAACATATTTCATAGCCTCAGCACCATAAATTTTAGAGTAACTGAACTCAACAAGCTTCATCTTGAAACGTGGATCCATGACAACAGCAATGGCTAATACCAGGCTGCAATCTTTCCAGTATTTGTCAAATCTCTCATGCATATCCTTGGCAATACTGCTGAAGATGGGATTTTCATGTTCTGTGCCATTGGCTAGCTCAAGCTGAATTTTCCAAGCTTCATGGAAAAAGATGTTTGCAGTAGGATTTGCTGAAGCCATGACACTATGTGCAGAGTCATATAGCAGTTTCAGGTAATTACAGGTAGCCTCAACTTTCTTCCAGTCCTCTGCTGAAGGAGATTCATTGTAATTATCATCACATGTCTCCAGTGTAGAAAACGCCTGCTTATAGTCCAAGGCAGCCAGCAGCATCAAATAAGTTGTGTTCCACTGGGTTGTAACATCTAAACAGAGAGTCTTGGTACTGGGAATCTCCAGCTGCAGAGCAATCTCAGCAAACTTCTCCTCACGATTTGGAGAAGCTTTTATGAACTTGATACTCTCACGGATGTTGTAAATCACACCATGAATTGAAGCAATTACATCCTGAGCAACTACATTGAGGATATGTGCATAACACCTCACAACAAACAGCTGTCCCTTAAGCATGAGGTTGTTCTTATTGGACAGGTGATCCCTAAGATTTGCACTGTAAATATCATGGGAAGAGCAA
It contains:
- the LOC100281597 gene encoding Zinc finger BED domain-containing protein RICESLEEPER 2-like, producing MGEPNSNDNAMVHDNEMIDGNGVIHGSEMIHGSVMIHGDEMPHGNEMIHGNEMIHGTEMVEGSEMIHGHEMVQVNDLIHGNEMVAVNVMVNGDEMPHVNEFINTEVTPRRRRKKKSLVWEHFTIEPMPGGNSRACCNLCKQTFAYSSGSKIAGTSHLKRHITLGSCPVMKDQDRRLTLPLAGGHATDNDGEGTVERPTKRRYRYTGYANATFDQERSSSYLAKMIILHDYPLHIVQQSSFTKFIESLQPRFRVVDVETMEGEVYAVFQKAKENLLQAFSTMPGRISLTIGLWTTSQTLGYVSLAGQFIDSDWKVHRRMLNFMMVSSPHSENALSEAISSSLLEWNMKDRLFTITLDNDCSSHDIYSANLRDHLSNKNNLMLKGQLFVVRCYAHILNVVAQDVIASIHGVIYNIRESIKFIKASPNREEKFAEIALQLEIPSTKTLCLDVTTQWNTTYLMLLAALDYKQAFSTLETCDDNYNESPSAEDWKKVEATCNYLKLLYDSAHSVMASANPTANIFFHEAWKIQLELANGTEHENPIFSSIAKDMHERFDKYWKDCSLVLAIAVVMDPRFKMKLVEFSYSKIYGAEAMKYVKVVNDSLHELYKEYVAQPLPLTPAYVEANNVAANASVNQGNPSSTGDGLLDFDMYLSEIQSTQPAKCDLEQYLEESLTPRIQEFDILNWWKLNTLKFPTLSKMARDILAIPMSMVSSGSSIFSAGTGNRMLDDYRSSLRPETVEALVCAKDWLQYSPPATEVLGSEMIKAEAL